In a genomic window of Methylovirgula sp. 4M-Z18:
- a CDS encoding L,D-transpeptidase, with protein MSRRGFCAGSVVAMTSALAGCASDMQSPLLENIFQSGPHPKWAGRTVDRPNYDAIYAGYTDEKYPIEAFDYHQVDSQFLRQVVEFKGIAAPGTIIVDPRSCHLYFVDSKDRATRYGVGVGREGFAWKGEAKINMKHDWPDWVPPPEMVEREPDIVSQLEKTHRGLGVKGGPRSPLGARAMYLYGDGRDLGYRIHGTTEPETIGTYVSSGCIRMCNQDIVNLYPRVALGTRVVVLG; from the coding sequence ATGAGTCGACGGGGGTTTTGCGCCGGTAGCGTGGTGGCGATGACGTCGGCGCTCGCCGGTTGCGCGAGCGATATGCAAAGCCCGCTTTTGGAAAACATTTTTCAATCGGGTCCGCATCCCAAATGGGCGGGCCGCACCGTAGATCGCCCCAATTACGACGCGATCTACGCCGGTTACACCGACGAGAAATACCCCATTGAGGCCTTCGACTATCATCAGGTCGATTCGCAATTCTTGCGTCAGGTCGTGGAGTTCAAGGGGATTGCGGCGCCCGGCACGATCATCGTCGATCCGCGTTCCTGCCATCTCTATTTCGTGGACTCGAAAGATCGCGCGACGCGCTACGGCGTCGGTGTCGGCCGCGAAGGCTTTGCCTGGAAGGGCGAGGCCAAGATCAACATGAAACACGATTGGCCGGATTGGGTGCCGCCGCCCGAAATGGTCGAGCGCGAGCCGGACATCGTTTCGCAATTGGAGAAGACGCACCGCGGCCTTGGCGTGAAGGGCGGTCCGCGCAGCCCGCTGGGTGCGCGCGCGATGTATCTCTATGGCGATGGGCGCGATCTTGGTTATCGCATTCACGGCACGACCGAGCCGGAGACGATCGGCACTTACGTGTCCTCCGGCTGTATCCGGATGTGCAATCAGGACATCGTCAATCTTTATCCGCGCGTCGCGCTCGGCACGCGCGTCGTCGTGCTAGGATAA
- a CDS encoding chloride channel protein, giving the protein MPLKALPRLLRIHSARFQRRAVFLIGGVVVGGGAAAMALLADAAQSEFRKTLQLSPYLPLVLTPLGFALSVYLTRRFFPNSQGSGIPQVIAAREFDDQADRQKLVSLKIAFGKILLTLLGLLCGGSVGREGPTVQVGASVMFEAGRLSPRRQRGWILAGASAGVAAAFNTPLAGIVFGIEEMSQSFELRTSGLILGTVIAAGVTSQALLGDYTYFGTTGAVLHGWRDWACVPMCGILGGLAGGLFSRLLIAMARGLPGQLGALIKANPIAFAAACGFLVGLCGVASNGVTYGTGYQEVTALLHQHGGPGQGFGVFKFIATALSAISGIPGGIFSPSLAVGAGLGANVAAFLPGATLEAVIVLGMVSYFTGVVQAPITAFVIVTEMTGNHAMIMPIMAAAFIAHWTSKLICPQGIYHALARNFLSLGAARGSH; this is encoded by the coding sequence ATGCCGCTCAAGGCCCTGCCCCGTTTGCTGCGGATCCACTCCGCCCGTTTTCAGCGGCGGGCCGTCTTCCTGATCGGCGGCGTCGTGGTGGGCGGAGGCGCGGCAGCGATGGCGCTCCTGGCCGACGCGGCGCAGAGCGAATTTCGCAAGACGCTGCAGCTTTCGCCCTATCTGCCGCTCGTCCTCACCCCGCTCGGTTTTGCCCTCTCCGTCTATCTCACCCGCCGCTTTTTCCCCAATTCGCAAGGCAGCGGCATTCCGCAGGTGATTGCCGCGCGGGAATTTGACGACCAGGCCGACCGGCAAAAGCTCGTGTCGCTCAAAATCGCCTTCGGCAAGATTCTGCTCACCTTGCTTGGTCTCCTGTGTGGCGGTTCGGTCGGGCGCGAAGGGCCGACCGTGCAGGTCGGCGCGAGCGTGATGTTCGAAGCTGGACGGCTCTCGCCGCGCCGCCAGCGCGGATGGATTCTGGCGGGCGCGTCGGCGGGCGTCGCCGCGGCATTCAACACGCCGCTCGCCGGCATCGTGTTCGGCATCGAGGAGATGAGCCAATCCTTCGAACTGCGCACCTCCGGCCTCATTCTCGGCACGGTGATCGCCGCCGGTGTCACCTCGCAAGCACTGCTCGGCGATTACACCTATTTCGGCACCACCGGTGCGGTGCTGCATGGCTGGCGCGATTGGGCCTGCGTGCCGATGTGCGGCATTCTGGGCGGCCTTGCCGGCGGGTTGTTCAGCCGCCTTCTCATCGCCATGGCGCGCGGTCTGCCGGGACAGTTGGGCGCGTTGATCAAGGCCAACCCGATCGCGTTCGCGGCGGCCTGCGGCTTTCTCGTCGGGCTCTGCGGCGTGGCCTCAAACGGCGTCACCTACGGCACCGGCTACCAGGAAGTCACAGCCCTGTTGCACCAGCATGGGGGACCGGGCCAAGGCTTCGGCGTCTTCAAATTCATTGCCACAGCCCTCAGCGCCATCTCGGGCATTCCCGGCGGCATTTTTTCCCCATCCCTGGCGGTCGGCGCGGGGCTCGGCGCCAATGTCGCGGCCTTTTTGCCCGGCGCGACGCTGGAAGCCGTCATCGTGCTTGGCATGGTGTCGTATTTTACCGGCGTCGTGCAGGCGCCGATCACCGCTTTCGTGATCGTGACGGAAATGACCGGCAATCACGCCATGATCATGCCGATCATGGCCGCCGCCTTCATCGCCCATTGGACCTCAAAGCTCATCTGCCCCCAGGGCATCTACCACGCGCTTGCCCGCAACTTCCTCAGTCTCGGCGCCGCGCGTGGCAGCCACTAG
- a CDS encoding alkene reductase produces the protein MPSLFDPVQFGALKLRNRVIMAPLTRCRASEGRVPNDLMREYYVQRASAGLIITEATAVTPKGVGYRDTPGLWSDAQVEGWKKVTQGVHEAGGTIVTQLWHVGRVSHPLFLDGDLPVAPSAIAPEGRVSLVRPETSYVTPRALETSEIPGIIEAYRKGAENARRAGFDGVEIHGANGYLLDQFLHDGSNKRTDQYGGSIENRARLMLEVTDAVISVWGADRVGMHLNLMSNSHSMSDSNPEALFTYVASELGKRKIAFLFARDDISQTKIGPQVRKAFGGNYVVNEAMTFEAATGALARGDAEAASFGKPFIANPDLVERLQRGAPLNALNGATIYAEGATGYTDYPALEDAMA, from the coding sequence ATGCCCAGTCTTTTCGATCCGGTCCAGTTTGGTGCGCTTAAGCTGCGCAATCGCGTCATCATGGCGCCGTTGACCCGTTGCCGCGCCAGCGAGGGGCGCGTTCCCAACGATCTGATGCGCGAATATTATGTGCAGCGCGCCTCGGCCGGCCTGATCATCACGGAAGCCACTGCCGTGACGCCGAAGGGCGTCGGCTATCGCGATACGCCCGGCCTGTGGTCGGATGCGCAGGTCGAAGGGTGGAAAAAGGTCACGCAAGGCGTCCATGAGGCGGGCGGCACGATCGTCACGCAGCTCTGGCATGTCGGCCGCGTCTCGCATCCTCTGTTCCTCGACGGCGACCTGCCGGTGGCGCCGTCCGCCATCGCGCCGGAAGGCCGCGTGAGCCTAGTGCGGCCGGAGACGTCCTATGTCACGCCGCGCGCACTCGAAACGAGCGAAATTCCCGGTATCATCGAGGCTTATCGTAAGGGCGCGGAAAATGCGCGCCGGGCCGGATTCGACGGCGTCGAAATCCATGGCGCCAACGGCTATCTGCTCGACCAATTCCTGCATGACGGCAGCAACAAGCGGACCGATCAATATGGCGGTTCGATCGAGAACCGGGCGCGGTTGATGCTGGAGGTGACCGATGCGGTCATCAGCGTTTGGGGCGCCGACCGGGTCGGCATGCATCTCAATTTGATGTCGAACAGCCATTCGATGTCGGATTCAAACCCCGAGGCGCTGTTCACCTATGTGGCGAGCGAACTCGGCAAGCGCAAAATCGCCTTCCTGTTCGCGCGCGACGATATTTCCCAGACCAAGATTGGACCGCAGGTGCGCAAGGCCTTCGGCGGTAATTATGTCGTCAACGAAGCCATGACCTTCGAGGCCGCGACGGGCGCCTTGGCGCGCGGCGACGCCGAGGCGGCATCGTTCGGCAAGCCGTTCATCGCCAATCCAGATCTCGTCGAGCGGCTGCAGCGCGGCGCGCCGTTGAACGCGCTCAATGGCGCGACGATCTATGCGGAAGGCGCGACGGGCTATACCGACTATCCGGCGCTCGAAGACGCGATGGCGTAA
- a CDS encoding glycosyltransferase family 4 protein: MRIVVDLQGAQNESRFRGIGRYTKDFTKALIAEAKRRGIEIVLALNGALPESLLPLRAEFGADLPQSAIRVWDGLVNTSQFDHAGGGRRHASELIREAFLASLRPDLVLVTDLFSGLADDSTGSIGALLPNIPTAVILYDLIPLRYREEYLESRMHRDWYHGKIEHLKRAQLLLAISDYTRREALDLLAVAPQAVVNISGAVSEMTVADLEAASDCCAEFGIRQPFLLYCGGSDTRKNLPRLIDAYAMMPAEVRNACQLVLAGKMPDVHIAELHQRAAGLGLAEGRVVFTGYVEDAVLFGLFSAALGFVFPSYSEGFGLPALEAMTFDLPVIGANLSSIPEVIANPEAMFDPFSTEAISATMARLVIDGDYRWRLVEFGKVQRQKFSWAQSATRALDAITSYVSAHAAPPPPDEAALKPLLLQRTREVIAADATLNDRDLLSIAAGIDTALPRADRRRHIYVDISELHTRDSKSGVQRVVRSVMKNLLLLASDDVAIVPVYATGDHGYRRANRWLAKGRGDREGRDDAIDVRAGDVFLGLDLQHHVVEANESALIRMRERGVTVYFVVYDLLPLLLPKMFSRVVREAHGPWLSTVAKFDGIIAISRAVAYEAHDWIEANVPERNPALRITWFHLGADIGDSQPTMGMPPDSASILPALAERPTFLMVGTLEPRKGYAQTIAAFERLWASGVDANLVLVGKKGWQVDELANHLESHGERNKRLFWLNAASDEYLDKIYAASTCLIAASLGEGFGLPLIEAAQHGLPIIARDIPVFREVASDFAFYFQGEDPSALAGAITNWLRLRPMGRVPQSKDMPWFTWKQSAQQLLAVILPAGS, from the coding sequence ATGCGTATTGTCGTCGATCTGCAAGGCGCGCAGAACGAGAGCCGGTTCCGCGGCATCGGCCGCTATACCAAGGACTTCACCAAGGCCCTGATCGCCGAGGCCAAAAGGCGCGGGATAGAGATCGTGCTTGCCTTGAACGGCGCCTTGCCGGAGAGCCTCCTGCCGCTGCGCGCCGAGTTCGGCGCCGATCTGCCGCAAAGCGCGATTCGTGTCTGGGACGGGCTCGTCAACACGTCGCAATTCGATCATGCGGGCGGGGGACGCCGGCACGCATCCGAACTGATCCGCGAAGCGTTTTTGGCCTCGCTCCGGCCCGATCTCGTTCTGGTCACTGATCTATTTTCGGGCCTGGCGGACGATTCGACCGGGAGCATCGGCGCCTTGCTGCCGAACATTCCGACCGCGGTCATTCTCTACGACCTCATTCCGCTGCGCTATCGCGAGGAATATCTCGAGAGCCGGATGCATCGGGATTGGTACCACGGCAAAATCGAGCACCTGAAGCGCGCCCAATTGCTGCTCGCAATTTCCGACTATACCCGTCGCGAAGCGCTCGATCTCCTGGCGGTCGCACCGCAGGCGGTCGTGAATATCTCCGGCGCGGTGAGCGAGATGACGGTTGCCGATCTCGAGGCGGCCAGCGACTGCTGCGCGGAGTTTGGCATCCGGCAGCCCTTCCTGCTCTATTGCGGCGGATCGGATACACGCAAAAACCTGCCGCGCCTCATCGACGCCTATGCGATGATGCCGGCGGAGGTCCGCAACGCCTGCCAACTGGTCCTCGCCGGCAAAATGCCGGATGTCCATATCGCCGAGCTGCACCAGCGGGCGGCCGGTCTCGGCCTTGCCGAGGGGCGCGTCGTTTTCACCGGCTATGTCGAGGATGCGGTTCTGTTCGGATTGTTCAGCGCGGCGCTCGGCTTCGTTTTTCCCTCCTATAGCGAGGGCTTCGGCCTTCCGGCGCTCGAGGCGATGACCTTCGATCTGCCGGTCATTGGCGCCAATCTCTCGAGTATTCCCGAAGTTATTGCCAATCCCGAAGCGATGTTCGATCCGTTCTCGACGGAGGCGATCAGCGCGACGATGGCGCGGCTCGTGATCGACGGCGATTACCGCTGGCGGTTGGTTGAATTCGGCAAGGTGCAGCGCCAGAAATTTTCCTGGGCGCAGAGCGCGACGCGCGCCCTCGACGCCATCACGTCCTATGTCAGCGCGCATGCCGCTCCGCCTCCGCCCGATGAGGCGGCTCTGAAGCCCCTCCTGCTTCAGCGGACGCGCGAGGTGATCGCAGCAGACGCCACGCTCAACGATCGCGATCTCTTGAGTATCGCTGCCGGGATTGATACGGCGCTGCCACGCGCGGATCGGCGGCGGCACATTTATGTCGACATTTCCGAACTGCATACACGCGATTCCAAATCCGGGGTTCAGCGCGTGGTGCGCAGCGTGATGAAGAATCTGCTTCTGCTCGCGTCGGACGATGTCGCAATCGTTCCGGTCTATGCGACAGGCGACCATGGCTACCGCCGCGCCAACCGGTGGCTGGCAAAGGGCAGGGGCGATCGTGAGGGCCGTGACGACGCCATCGATGTGCGTGCCGGCGATGTTTTTCTCGGTCTCGATCTGCAACATCATGTGGTCGAGGCCAACGAGAGCGCTTTGATCCGGATGCGCGAGCGCGGCGTGACGGTCTATTTCGTCGTTTACGACCTGCTGCCGCTTCTCCTACCGAAGATGTTCTCGCGCGTCGTGCGCGAGGCGCATGGGCCGTGGTTGAGCACCGTGGCGAAATTCGACGGCATCATCGCCATTTCCCGCGCGGTGGCCTATGAGGCGCATGATTGGATCGAGGCCAATGTGCCGGAGCGCAATCCGGCGCTGCGCATCACATGGTTCCATCTCGGCGCCGACATCGGCGATTCGCAGCCGACGATGGGGATGCCGCCGGACTCCGCGTCGATCCTTCCGGCCTTGGCCGAGCGCCCCACGTTCCTGATGGTCGGCACGCTCGAACCGCGCAAAGGCTATGCGCAGACGATCGCCGCCTTCGAGCGGCTCTGGGCCAGCGGCGTCGATGCCAATCTGGTGCTGGTCGGCAAGAAGGGATGGCAAGTCGATGAGCTCGCCAACCATTTGGAGAGCCATGGCGAACGCAACAAACGCTTGTTCTGGCTCAATGCCGCCAGCGACGAATATCTCGACAAGATCTACGCCGCGTCGACTTGCCTGATCGCCGCGTCCCTGGGCGAGGGTTTTGGCTTGCCGCTGATCGAGGCGGCACAGCACGGCTTGCCGATCATCGCCCGCGACATTCCCGTGTTCCGCGAGGTCGCATCGGATTTTGCCTTCTATTTTCAGGGAGAAGACCCTTCCGCCTTGGCGGGCGCGATCACAAATTGGCTTCGCCTACGCCCGATGGGCCGTGTGCCGCAGTCCAAAGACATGCCATGGTTCACCTGGAAGCAGAGCGCCCAGCAATTGCTCGCGGTCATCCTGCCGGCCGGGTCTTGA
- a CDS encoding DUF3303 domain-containing protein: MIIETFDNDDMLPVYRRARDHGRGLPEGVTYINSWIEPSFRRCFQLMDCNDARLLQQWVLHWRGTGAHFEIVPVVESAETRRIVEPFLDAP, from the coding sequence ATGATCATCGAGACATTCGACAATGACGACATGCTCCCGGTTTACCGGCGCGCGCGTGACCATGGCCGCGGCCTCCCCGAGGGCGTAACCTATATCAACAGCTGGATCGAACCCAGTTTCAGGCGCTGTTTTCAGCTCATGGACTGCAACGACGCGCGCCTGCTGCAGCAATGGGTCTTGCACTGGCGCGGTACGGGCGCCCATTTCGAGATCGTGCCTGTCGTGGAAAGCGCCGAAACCCGCCGGATCGTCGAGCCATTCCTAGACGCGCCATAA
- a CDS encoding urate hydroxylase PuuD: MDTVVLEWGSLLLRWTHVVAGIAWIGSSFYFMHLDASLRPTSEFPAGKGGVAWEVHGGGFYEVRKYLVAPDQLPKELIWHKWQSYSTWISGFFLLCWVYYGQSQLYLIDPSIQPLSPLEAAAIGIGGLAAGWVIYDQLCKSALGKNEVALAAVGFAYIIFMAWCFQHVFSGRGAFNHTGALMATMMTGNVFFVIIPNQRKVVADLVAGRTPDPALGKQAKQRSTHNNYLTLPVLFLMLSNHYPLTWSTPYAYIVVGLVLIAGALIRHYYNVSHAGKGYPWWTWLVAALAIWTAIWISMTSSPGGREMLGLAPAPQQAAQAPTMSADEKPLFTQAAQIINARCAMCHAAEPVQQGIGIAPKGVRLDNDAQIWKQARAIRVEAVATHAMPPNNLTEMTQEERQKVALWLHVHEMSNGAGAQ, encoded by the coding sequence ATGGATACCGTAGTTCTGGAATGGGGTAGTCTGCTGTTGCGGTGGACGCATGTGGTCGCTGGCATCGCGTGGATCGGCTCATCCTTTTATTTCATGCATCTGGACGCGAGCCTTCGGCCGACGTCGGAATTTCCGGCCGGCAAGGGCGGCGTCGCCTGGGAGGTGCACGGCGGCGGTTTCTATGAGGTGCGCAAATATCTGGTCGCGCCGGACCAATTGCCCAAGGAGCTGATCTGGCACAAATGGCAATCCTATTCGACCTGGATTTCGGGCTTCTTCCTGCTCTGCTGGGTCTATTACGGCCAATCGCAGCTTTATCTGATCGACCCATCGATCCAGCCGCTATCGCCGTTGGAAGCTGCGGCGATCGGCATCGGCGGTCTGGCCGCCGGCTGGGTCATCTACGACCAATTGTGCAAATCAGCGCTCGGCAAGAATGAGGTGGCGCTCGCCGCCGTCGGCTTCGCCTACATCATTTTCATGGCGTGGTGTTTCCAGCACGTGTTCTCCGGGCGCGGCGCCTTCAACCACACCGGCGCGTTGATGGCGACGATGATGACCGGCAACGTGTTCTTCGTCATCATCCCGAACCAGCGCAAAGTGGTCGCCGATCTCGTTGCCGGCCGCACGCCGGATCCGGCTCTCGGCAAGCAGGCCAAGCAGCGCTCGACGCACAACAATTACCTCACCCTGCCCGTCCTGTTCCTGATGCTGTCGAACCATTATCCGCTGACCTGGTCGACGCCCTACGCCTATATCGTCGTTGGTCTGGTGCTGATCGCCGGCGCTCTGATCCGCCACTATTACAACGTGAGCCATGCGGGCAAGGGCTATCCGTGGTGGACCTGGCTGGTGGCCGCCCTCGCCATCTGGACCGCAATCTGGATCAGCATGACCTCTTCCCCCGGAGGCCGCGAAATGCTCGGCCTGGCGCCTGCTCCCCAGCAGGCGGCCCAAGCCCCCACGATGAGCGCGGACGAAAAACCGCTGTTCACTCAAGCCGCGCAGATCATCAACGCCCGCTGTGCCATGTGCCATGCGGCCGAGCCGGTGCAGCAAGGCATCGGCATCGCGCCGAAGGGCGTTCGCCTCGATAATGACGCGCAGATCTGGAAACAGGCCCGCGCGATCCGTGTCGAGGCGGTGGCCACCCATGCGATGCCGCCGAACAACCTCACCGAAATGACTCAGGAGGAGCGCCAGAAAGTGGCGCTCTGGCTGCATGTGCACGAGATGAGCAACGGCGCAGGGGCGCAATGA
- a CDS encoding 8-oxoguanine deaminase: MPKRLWLKQPLAILAQDAGNGLVIEGSRIVEVLGTNQGPTQPVDATFDASRHVVLPGLVNTHHHFYQTLTRAHPSAINKELFPWLQALYPIWSRLDPDTFRIAVRLALVELLLSGCTTAADHHYLFPASLKDAIDIEADEAKRLGLRMTISRGSMNLSQKDGGLPPDSVVQDADTILSDSERVLNLFHDRSEGAYTQIALAPCSPFSVDKKLMQDSAALAARFDAPLHTHLAETEDEDRFCESVYGCRPIELLEETGWLRPRTWLAHGIHFTADDCTKLGRHGVGVCHCPTSNAVLASGFCRTRELEQAGAPLGLGVDGSASNDSSNMLEALRHALMLNRLHYKSASAITHFDVLRWATEGSARCLGRSDIGQIAPGKQADLALFTLDELRFSGSHDPLAALVLCGAHRADRVMVGGDWRVVDGMPVGIDLVALREAHTKAAEKFRD, from the coding sequence ATGCCGAAACGTCTCTGGCTCAAGCAACCGCTCGCCATTCTTGCCCAAGATGCCGGCAATGGCCTGGTGATCGAAGGCAGCCGAATTGTCGAAGTGCTGGGGACCAACCAAGGACCGACACAGCCGGTCGATGCGACCTTCGATGCGTCGCGCCACGTGGTGCTGCCGGGTCTCGTCAACACCCATCACCACTTCTATCAAACGCTCACCCGCGCCCACCCGAGTGCGATCAACAAGGAATTGTTTCCCTGGCTGCAGGCGCTCTATCCGATCTGGTCGCGGCTCGATCCGGATACGTTCCGCATCGCCGTGCGCCTTGCGCTCGTGGAATTGCTGCTCTCCGGCTGCACGACGGCGGCGGACCATCATTATCTTTTCCCGGCCAGCCTCAAGGATGCGATCGACATCGAGGCGGATGAGGCCAAGCGCCTCGGCCTGCGCATGACGATCTCGCGCGGCTCGATGAACCTGTCGCAAAAGGATGGCGGCCTGCCGCCCGATTCCGTCGTGCAGGATGCCGACACGATTCTCTCCGACAGCGAGCGCGTCCTCAACCTCTTCCACGACCGCTCGGAAGGCGCTTACACGCAAATCGCCCTCGCGCCGTGCTCCCCCTTCTCGGTCGACAAGAAGCTGATGCAGGACAGTGCGGCCCTCGCAGCGCGTTTCGATGCGCCGCTGCACACCCATCTCGCCGAGACCGAAGACGAAGACCGCTTCTGCGAAAGCGTCTATGGCTGCCGGCCGATCGAACTGCTCGAGGAAACCGGCTGGCTGCGCCCGCGCACCTGGCTCGCCCATGGCATTCATTTCACCGCCGACGATTGCACGAAACTCGGCCGCCACGGCGTCGGCGTGTGCCACTGTCCGACCTCGAATGCGGTGCTTGCGTCGGGCTTCTGCCGCACGCGCGAATTGGAACAGGCGGGCGCTCCGCTCGGCCTCGGCGTTGACGGATCCGCGTCGAACGATTCCTCCAACATGCTGGAGGCGCTGCGCCATGCGCTGATGCTCAACCGCCTGCACTACAAATCCGCGTCGGCGATCACCCATTTCGACGTGCTGCGCTGGGCGACGGAAGGCTCCGCGCGCTGCCTGGGGCGCAGCGACATCGGCCAAATTGCACCCGGCAAACAGGCGGATCTCGCGCTCTTCACGCTGGATGAGTTGCGCTTCTCGGGCAGTCACGACCCGCTCGCCGCCCTCGTCCTGTGCGGTGCGCACCGGGCCGACCGCGTGATGGTCGGCGGCGACTGGCGCGTGGTGGACGGCATGCCGGTCGGGATCGATCTCGTCGCGCTGCGCGAAGCGCACACGAAGGCAGCGGAGAAGTTTAGGGATTAG
- the guaD gene encoding guanine deaminase encodes MAVGRVKALRGRVLTFTADPDDVGLAACYRYLEDGLVVVNDGRISDVGDAATLLPSLPAGAPVDHYPHELILPGFIDTHIHFPQTRVIGSYGTQLLEWLQKYTFIEEQKYRDPVHAAAGAKFFLDELLRNGTTTAVVYCSAHPESVEAFFAESERRGTRMVAGKVMMDRNAPEALRDTPQSGYDQSKALLQKWDKRGRQHYVISPRFAITSTEAQMEMAQALVREHPDVYVQTHLCENVNEIAYVKTLFPKLTSYTGIYEHYGLLGPKSIFGHCVHLEDEEVAALSGSNSIAAFCPTSNLFLGSGLFNMARLKNGPRPVKVSIATDVGGGTSYSMLRTAAEAYKILQLQQQSWPALAAFHMMTRGNALTLGLGDKIGTLEPGREADIVVLDARATPAMQHRMESVHGDIAEELFILMMMGDDRNVKATYVAGNKV; translated from the coding sequence ATGGCGGTCGGACGAGTAAAGGCCCTGCGCGGCCGGGTGCTCACATTCACAGCGGACCCTGACGATGTCGGGCTTGCCGCCTGCTACCGCTATCTTGAGGACGGGCTGGTTGTTGTGAACGACGGCCGCATCAGCGATGTCGGCGATGCCGCTACGCTGCTGCCGTCGCTGCCGGCCGGTGCGCCGGTCGATCATTATCCGCACGAGCTGATCCTGCCCGGATTCATCGACACGCATATCCATTTCCCGCAGACTCGCGTGATTGGTTCCTACGGCACGCAATTGCTCGAATGGCTGCAGAAATACACATTCATCGAGGAGCAGAAATACCGCGACCCGGTGCATGCGGCGGCGGGCGCGAAGTTCTTTCTCGACGAATTGCTGCGCAACGGCACGACGACGGCGGTCGTCTATTGTTCCGCGCATCCCGAATCCGTCGAGGCCTTTTTCGCCGAGAGCGAGCGGCGCGGCACGCGCATGGTCGCGGGCAAGGTGATGATGGACCGCAACGCGCCGGAAGCTTTGCGCGACACGCCGCAAAGCGGCTACGATCAATCAAAGGCGCTGTTGCAGAAGTGGGATAAGCGCGGCCGGCAGCATTATGTGATTTCGCCGCGCTTTGCGATCACGTCGACCGAAGCGCAAATGGAAATGGCGCAGGCGCTCGTGCGCGAACACCCTGACGTCTATGTGCAGACCCATTTGTGCGAGAACGTGAACGAGATCGCCTATGTGAAAACCCTGTTTCCGAAGCTGACGAGCTATACGGGGATTTACGAGCACTACGGCCTTCTCGGGCCGAAATCGATCTTCGGCCATTGCGTGCATCTGGAGGATGAGGAAGTTGCGGCGCTGAGCGGCTCGAACTCGATCGCGGCCTTCTGCCCGACGTCGAATCTGTTCCTGGGGTCGGGCCTGTTCAACATGGCGCGGTTGAAGAATGGTCCGCGTCCGGTCAAGGTGAGCATCGCCACCGATGTCGGCGGCGGCACGTCCTATTCGATGCTGCGCACCGCGGCGGAAGCCTACAAGATTCTGCAATTGCAGCAGCAGAGCTGGCCGGCGCTGGCGGCCTTCCACATGATGACGCGCGGCAATGCACTGACGCTGGGGCTCGGCGACAAGATCGGGACGCTGGAGCCGGGCCGCGAGGCCGATATCGTCGTGCTCGATGCCCGCGCGACGCCGGCGATGCAGCACCGCATGGAAAGCGTTCACGGCGACATAGCCGAAGAACTGTTCATCCTGATGATGATGGGCGACGATCGGAATGTGAAGGCGACTTATGTCGCGGGGAACAAGGTCTGA
- a CDS encoding LysR family transcriptional regulator, which translates to MSLLENIQAFVRTIELGSLSAAGRQLRQSPAVMSHRLQQLEAHLGVRLVNRTTRRLQLTEQGLVFFENARVVLETLERAESVVSDVGATPRGNLKVTAPLVFGRCMLAPLVPSFLEKYPHVSIRLRLSDHLLDLLSEGVDMAVRLAIMPDSSLIARKIADCPRVLCASPEYLAARGTPETPEDLFGHNCLLLRFPGSQQFRWTIQSGDGPLTLSVQGRADADDGDVLTQWALAGQGIALKSAFEIADALRDGRLVPVLPQFPPLPATLSVVYPHKRLMPARVKLFADFLVQEISPLIQKAHEGLDHVLKQAA; encoded by the coding sequence ATGTCGCTGTTAGAAAATATTCAGGCCTTTGTCCGCACGATCGAACTGGGCTCGCTCTCCGCCGCCGGGCGGCAATTGCGCCAGTCTCCTGCGGTCATGAGCCATCGTCTGCAGCAACTCGAAGCGCATCTGGGCGTCCGTCTCGTCAATCGCACCACGCGCCGCTTGCAATTGACCGAGCAGGGATTGGTGTTCTTCGAAAACGCGCGCGTCGTGCTGGAGACGTTGGAGCGCGCGGAATCGGTCGTGTCCGATGTCGGCGCCACGCCGCGCGGCAACCTCAAGGTCACGGCGCCGTTGGTCTTCGGCCGGTGCATGCTCGCGCCGCTCGTGCCAAGCTTCTTGGAAAAATATCCGCATGTCAGCATTCGCTTGCGGCTCTCGGACCATCTGTTGGATCTGCTCAGCGAAGGCGTCGACATGGCCGTCCGCCTCGCGATCATGCCCGATTCGAGTCTGATCGCCCGCAAGATCGCCGATTGCCCGCGCGTGCTCTGCGCATCGCCGGAATATCTTGCAGCCCGTGGCACGCCGGAAACGCCGGAAGATCTGTTCGGCCACAATTGCCTGCTGCTGCGCTTTCCCGGCTCGCAACAATTCCGCTGGACGATACAATCCGGCGACGGCCCGCTCACTTTGTCGGTCCAGGGCCGTGCCGATGCGGACGATGGCGACGTTCTCACGCAATGGGCGCTCGCGGGGCAAGGCATCGCGCTGAAGTCGGCGTTCGAAATCGCCGATGCATTGCGCGACGGGCGGCTGGTGCCAGTGCTGCCGCAATTCCCGCCCCTGCCCGCGACACTGTCTGTCGTCTACCCGCACAAGCGTCTGATGCCGGCGCGCGTCAAACTCTTCGCCGATTTCCTTGTACAGGAAATCTCGCCTCTTATTCAGAAGGCGCATGAAGGGCTGGACCATGTCCTCAAACAGGCCGCCTAA